The Acanthochromis polyacanthus isolate Apoly-LR-REF ecotype Palm Island chromosome 17, KAUST_Apoly_ChrSc, whole genome shotgun sequence genome has a window encoding:
- the timm10b gene encoding mitochondrial import inner membrane translocase subunit Tim10 B — protein sequence MDPDQQLRNLRDFLLVYNRMTEICFQRCSSNFNYRNLTMDEERCVDSCAGKLIRSNHRLMSTYVQLMPRMVQRRMEEMESKAAENAKAAAASAAVETATTEASPAFQTPITSSPPQKYLHF from the exons ATGGATCCTGACCAACAGCTGAGAAAT CTGCGGGATTTTCTTCTGGTGTACAACCGCATGACTGAAATCTGCTTTCAGCGATGCAGCAGCAACTTCAACTACAGAAACCTCACGATGGacgag GAGCGCTGTGTGGACAGCTGTGCAGGGAAGCTGATTCGTTCTAACCACCGGCTGATGAGCACCTACGTGCAGCTGATGCCCCGGATGGTGCAGCGGCGGATGGAGGAGATGGAAAGCAAAGCTGCGGAAAATGCcaaggcagcagcagcatccgcAGCTGTTGAGACTGCAACCACAGAGGCTTCGCCAGCATTTCAAACCCCAATTACCTCATCTCCACCCCAGAAATACCTCCACTTTTAA
- the ilk gene encoding integrin-linked protein kinase, which yields MDDIFTQCREGNSVAVRLWLDNTENDLNLGDDHGFSPLHWACREGRSGVVDMLIMRGARINVMNRGDDTPLHLAASHGHRDIVAKLIQCKADPNTVNEHGNTPLHYACFWGQDEVAEDLVTSGAQVCICNRYGQTPLDKAKPHLRQLLQEKAEKLGQSMTKVPYKETFWKGTMRTRPRNGTLNKQAGIDYKQLSLLAKINENQSGELWQGRWQGDEIVVKVLQVRDWTTRKSRDFNEEHPKLRIFSHPNILPVLGACQSPPSPHPIIITHYMPYGSLYNILHQGTTLVVDQSQAVKFALDIASGMAFLHTLEPMVSRLYLNSKHIMIDEDMTARISMADAKFSFQCPGRMYSPAWMAPEALQKRPEDINRRSADMWSFAVLLWELVTREVPFADLSHMEIGMKVALEGLRPTIPPGISPHICKLMRLCMNEDPAKRPKFDMIVPILEKMQDK from the exons ATGGATGACATCTTCACGCAGTGTCGAGAAGGCAACTCTGTGGCGGTTCGTCTGTGGCTGGACAATACAGAGAATGACCTCAATCTGGG TGATGATCATGGCTTCAGCCCGCTCCACTGGGCATGCAGGGAAGGGAGGAGCGGCGTGGTCGACATGCTCATCATGAGAGGGGCTCGTATTAATGTGATGAACCGTGGAGACGATACGCCGTTGCACCTCGCCGCCAGTCACGGACACAGAGACATTGTGGCTAAG CTGATCCAGTGCAAAGCAGACCCCAATACAGTCAACGAGCATGGAAACACCCCGCTCCACTACGCCTGCTTCTGGGGCCAGGATGAAGTGGCAGAG GACTTGGTGACTAGTGGTGCCCAGGTGTGTATATGTAACAGATACGGACAGACACCTCTGGATAAGGCCAAGCCTCACCTAAGACAGCTGCTACAAG AAAAGGCAGAGAAGTTGGGTCAGAGTATGACCAAAGTCCCATACAAGGAAACTTTCTGGAAGGGCACCATGAGGACACGACCTC GTAATGGTACCCTCAACAAGCAGGCTGGTATCGATTATAAGCAGCTTTCACTCCTGGCAAAGATCAATGAAAACCAGTCCGGAGAG TTATGGCAGGGGCGGTGGCAAGGGGATGAGATTGTAGTGAAGGTGCTACAGGTGAGAGACTGGACCACCAGGAAGAGCAGAGACTTTAACGAGGAGCATCCCAAACTAAg GATCTTTTCACATCCAAACATTCTGCCTGTTCTTGGAGCCTGTCAGTCACCTCCATCCCCTCATCCCATCATCATTACCCACTACATGCCATACGGATCCCTCTACAACATCCTCCACCAGGGCACAA CTCTGGTGGTCGACCAAAGCCAAGCAGTAAAGTTTGCATTGGACATCGCCAGCGGCATGGCTTTCCTCCACACCTTAGAGCCAATGGTCTCACGGCTTTACCTCAACAGTAAGCACATCATG ATTGATGAGGACATGACAGCCAGAATAAGTATGGCAGATGCTAAGTTCTCCTTCCAGTGCCCTGGTCGTATGTACTCTCCAGCATGGATGGCCCCTGAAG CCTTGCAGAAGAGGCCTGAGGACATCAACAGAAGATCCGCGGACATGTGGAGCTTTGCAGTGTTACTGTGGGAGCTGGTTACCAGAGAAGTCCCATTTGCTGACCTCTCACACATGGAGATTGGTATGAAG GTGGCTCTCGAAGGGCTTCGGCCAACCATTCCACCGGGGATTTCGCCTCACATCTGTAAACTGATGAGGCTCTGTATGAACGAAGACCCAGCCAAGAGGCCCAAGTTTGACATGATCGTCCCTATCTTGGAGAAGATGCAAGACAAGTGA
- the smpd1 gene encoding sphingomyelin phosphodiesterase — protein sequence MRLHQLLLITRCLVLMSPLLGSCLPVQPSAEPRLLFLERFSRPGVGFNWRNVSCPLCKAVFTIVDIALLSDANEERVARAVGEACIRLHLADEQVCRQITELFRDDFLWALEQSLLWPTEACALLLGPSCGKFDMYAPWNITLPKIPKPPVTPPSPPKPGSPQSRVLFLTDIHWDKEYEVGSVADCKDPLCCRNDSGSPSWRRREAGYWGTYSKCDLPLRTVENLLENVARAGPWDWVYWTGDIPAHNVWSQTRKQQLSELTVISRLIHKHLGPNVTVYPAVGNHESAPVNSFPPPFVHGNRSSGWLYDAMAEEWAPWLPQQALKTLRYGGFYTAELQPGLRLVSLNMNFCARENFWLMVNSTDPANQLQWLVHILQASEDKGEKVHIIGHIPPGLCLGSWSWNYYHVVNRYESTITGQFFGHTHLDEFQMFYDEETMTRPLGVAFVAPSVTTYVNLNPGYRVYYVDGNYKGSSRLVLDHETYILNLTEANHSPEAPRSPVQNPKWTLLYRATEAYGLSSLFPSECNELMRTFISDDRIFQKFWYLRHKGHVSEACKETCKTTILCFLRSGRYDDLEQCDHLNGFGGNLARAARTTVC from the exons ATGAGGctccaccagctgctgctgattaCCAGGTGTCTGGTTCTAATGTCGCCGCTGCTCGGCTCCTGTCTCCCGGTGCAGCCCTCAGCAGAGCCCCGGCTGTTGTTCCTGGAGCGATTCAGCCGCCCGGGTGTCGGCTTTAACTGGAGAAATGTCTCATGCCCTCTCTGCAAAGCTGTCTTCACCATTGTCGATATCGCCCTGCTG AGTGACGCAAATGAAGAGCGAGTGGCACGTGCAGTCGGCGAGGCTTGTATCCGTCTCCATCTGGCTGACGAGCAGGTGTGTCGACAAATCACGGAGCTGTTCAGGGATGACTTCCTATGGGCCCTGGAGCAGTCGCTGCTGTGGCCCACCGAAGCGTGCGCCCTCTTGTTGGGCCCTTCCTGTGGCAAGTTTGACATGTATGCACCGTGGAACATCACTTTGCCAAAGATACCGAAGCCTCCTGTTACACCGCCTTCGCCTCCAAAGCCCGGCTCTCCACAGAGCAGGGTCCTGTTTCTCACCGACATCCACTGGGACAAG GAGTATGAAGTCGGTAGCGTTGCAGACTGCAAGGACCCTCTGTGTTGTCGTAACGACTCTGGCTCACCCAGCTGGAGACGAAGGGAGGCCGGGTACTGGGGAACCTACAGTAAGTGCGACCTGCCTCTACGGACGGTGGAGAACCTGCTGGAAAATGTTGCCAGAGCCGGACCTTGGGACTGGGTCTACTGGACTGGAGACATACCGGCACACAACGTTTGGTCTCAAACCAGGAAGCAACAATTGTCTGAGCTTACAGTCATATCCAGGCTCATTCACaa ACACCTGGGGCCTAATGTGACAGTTTACCCAGCTGTAGGAAACCATGAGAGTGCACCAGTGAACAGCTTCCCACCTCCTTTTGTGCATGGCAACAGATCCAGTGGTTGGCTTTATGATGCGATGGCAGAGGAATGGGCACCATGGTTGCCACAGCAGGCTTTAAAGACTCTGAG ATACGGGGGATTCTACACAGCGGAACTTCAGCCAGGTCTGAGGTTGGTCTCACTCAACATGAACTTCTGTGCACGAGAAAACTTCTGGCTCATGGTGAACTCCACTGATCCTGCTAACCAGCTGCAGTGGTTAGTTCACATTCTCCAGGCCAGTGAGGACAAAGGGGAAAAG GTCCATATCATTGGTCACATCCCACCTGGCCTGTGTCTTGGGAGCTGGAGCTGGAACTACTATCACGTTGTCAACAG ataTGAAAGTACAATTACCGGACAGTTTTTTGGCCATACACACCTGGATGAGTTCCAGATGTTTTATGATGAAGAAACCATGACTCGTCCATTGGGCGTGGCATTCGTTGCCCCCAGCGTCACCACCTACGTTAATCTTAACCCAG GGTACCGTGTCTACTATGTTGATGGGAATTACAAAGGCAGTTCTCGGCTGGTGCTTGACCATGAAACTTACATCCTCAACCTCACCGAGGCAAACCACAGTCCAGAGGCACCTCGTAGCCCTGTACAGAACCCTAAATGGACACTTCTCTACCGTGCCACCGAGGCTTACGGACTGTCCAGTCTATTCCCTTCTGAATGCAACGAACTGATGCGGACCTTTATCAGTGACGACCGCATTTTTCAGAAGTTCTGGTATTTAAGACATAAAGGACACGTGTCAGAAGCCTGCAAGGAGACCTGCAAAACCACCATACTCTGCTTTCTTAGAAGTGGCCGCTATGACGATCTGGAACAATGCGACCACCTGAATGGTTTTGGAGGAAACTTGGCCCGGGCAGCCAGAACAACCGTTTGTTGA
- the tpte gene encoding putative tyrosine-protein phosphatase TPTE: MDRKKCTRLTFEPSSFVLDRSHKTETRIISRMTVLTSLHIQSKAREKTHIMSSVYFNPGSDSGVNGNVAKMEDAQVEIDDGNDQTALPDTMYHNVRRKITPFVMSFGFRVFGVVLIIVDFVLVIVDLALWEKSRDVGNALEAVSLTISFFFLLDVLLRVYVEGFKVYFSNKLNILDACVVGVTLVITMVYTFLDASGASLIPRVVSFLRFSRIIILVRVFRLAVQKKELEKVTRRMVSENKRRYQKDGFDLDLTYVTDRVIAMSFPSSGKQSFYRNPIKEVARFLDTKHGGHYKVYNLCSEKGYDPQFFHYKVERVFIDDHNVPSLEDMLKYTANVREWMSADPKNIIAIHCKGGKGRTGTMVCTWLIDSDQFESAQDSLEYFGERRTDKSRSSKFQGVETPSQSRYVGYYEVMKTKFNRQMPPPKSLRIKSIRIHSIAGVGKSDGSDLKVKIIVKKNLVFQCVCAKQENCTVFPDVGNNAAVISLQNGPMVEGDVKVMFESSAGLPKGYEDVPFYFWFNTSFIVENKLFLPREELDNPHKPKTWDLYKEDFGVTMFFSDDE; this comes from the exons ATGGATAGAAAAAAATGTACCCGGTTAACCTTTGAACCGTCTTCCTTTGTGCTCGACAGAAGTCACAAGACGGAGACTCGTATAATTTCACGAATGACAGTCTTGACG AGTCTCCACATTCAGAGCAAAGCGAGGGAGAAGACACACATCATGTCCTCTGTCTACTTCAACCCCGGGTCAGATTCAGGTGTAAATGG AAACGTTGCAAAAATGGAGGATGCCCAAGTGGAGATAGATGATGGAAATGATCAGACCGCGCTACCAGACACAATGTACCA CAATGTTCGAAGAAAGATAACGCCGTTTGTCATGTCATTTGGATTTCG TGTATTCGGAGTGGTACTGATCATAGTGGACTTTGTGCTCGTGATTGTGGACTTGGCGCTGTGGGAAAAAAGTAGAGATGTTGGAAATGCTTTGGAGGCCGTGTCCCTCACCATCTCCTTCTTTTTCCTGCTTGATGTTCTCCTGCGGGTCTACGTGGAAGG TTTCAAGGTGTACTTCAGCAACAAGTTGAACATCTTAGACGCCTGTGTTGTTGGGGTCACACTGGTCATCACAATGGTCTACACTTTCCTCGACGCCTCAGGTGCCAGCCTCATCCCCAG GGTGGTGTCATTTCTGCGCTTCTCGAGAATAATAATCCTGGTGAGGGTTTTCAGACTGGCAGTTCAGAAGAAAGAGCTGGAGAAAGTCACCAGGAGGATG GTTTCTGAGAACAAGCGGCGTTATCAGAAGGATGGATTTGACCTTGATCTTACATATGTAACAG ATCGTGTCATTGCCATGTCTTTCCCCTCCTCTGGGAAGCAGTCCTTCTACAGGAATCCAATCAAG GAGGTGGCGAGGTTTCTGGACACTAAACACGGAGGCCACTATAAAGTTTACAACCTGTGCA GTGAGAAAGGCTACGACCCCCAGTTCTTCCACTACAAGGTTGAAAGGGTGTTTATCGACGATCACAACGTCCCCTCCTTGGA GGACATGCTGAAATATACAGCGAACGTGAGGGAGTGGATGTCAGCTGATCCCAAAAACATCATCGCTATTCACTGTAAAGGAGGAAAAG GGCGCACGGGTACGATGGTGTGCACCTGGCTTATTGACAGTGACCAGTTTGAGAGTGCACAG GACAGTCTGGAGTATTTTGGTGAGAGGAGGACAGACAAGAGTCGGAGCTCCAAGTTTCAGGGAGTGGAGACCCCCTCCCAG AGCCGGTACGTGGGGTACTATGAGGTCATGAAGACCAAGTTCAACAGACAGATGCCTCCACCTAAAAGCCTCAGGATCAAGAGCATCCGCATCCATTCCATAGCAG GTGTGGGTAAAAGTGATGGCAGCGATCTCAAGGTGAAAATAATTGTGAAGAAGAACcttgtttttcagtgtgtttgtgccaAACAGGAGAACTGCACA gtatttCCTGATGTGGGCAATAATGCAGCAGTCATCAGTCTACAGAATGGGCCCATGGTTGAAGGGGATGTGAAGGTCATGTTCGAATCAAGTGCT GGACTTCCAAAAGGCTACGAAGATGTTCCCTTCTATTTCTGGTTCAATACTTCCTTCATAGTGGAAAACAA GCTGTTTTTACCCAGGGAGGAGCTGGACAACCCTCACAAACCAAAGACCTGGGACCTCTACAAGGAGGATTTTGGTGTCACCATGTTCTTCTCAGACGATGAATAA
- the fgl1b gene encoding fibrinogen like 1B gives MKDGGGWTVFQKRRHGKVNFYRDWVDYRDGFGEFKLWNDEFWLGNEHIYSLLSEGKNLVKIDLMDWDGKRSHAFYENFRITDEADKYRLQYGQYSGPAGDALTGGGGGVVEQWSSCLSGMQFSTKDQDNDRYRQGSCAQENKGGWWFNRCHAANLNGNFYRKGKYKAEYDDGVVWGTWKGLWYSLRHTTMKVRPLVFLDTVGSGGGEI, from the exons ATGAAGGACGGAGGCGGTTGGACAGTGTTTCAGAAACGTCGGCATGGAAAAGTCAACTTCTACAG AGACTGGGTGGACTATAGAGACGGCTTTGGGGAATTCAAACTGTGGAATGATGAGTTTTGGTTGGGGAATGAGCACATTTATTCTCTGCTCTCAGAAG GTAAGAACCTGGTGAAGATAGATCTGATGGACTGGGATGGAAAGAGAAGCCACGCATTTTATGAGAACTTCAGAATCACTGACGAGGCC GATAAGTATCGCCTCCAGTATGGGCAGTACAGCGGACCGGCTGGAGATGCACTGACagggggtggtggtggggttgTGGAGCAGTGGTCCTCCTGCCTCAGTGGAATGCAGTTCAGCACCAAGGATCAG GACAATGACCGCTACCGTCAGGGAAGCTGTGCCCAAGAGAACAAGGGAGGTTGGTGGTTCAACAG ATGTCATGCAGCCAACCTAAATGGAAACTTCTACCGCAAGGGGAAGTACAAAGCTGAGTATGACGACGGCGTGGTGTGGGGGACCTGGAAAGGCCTTTGGTATTCACTCAGACACACCACCATGAAGGTGCGACCTCTGGTTTTCTTGGACACCGTGGGCAGTGGAGGAGGGGAAATTTGA
- the LOC110961756 gene encoding thrombospondin type-1 domain-containing protein 1: MPQAASLLPFFLVIMGYALAGLSIWPSFHVALSNGSVFVDFSVKSNNGTIRNMSLSLVNMETNTTLLTRTLPSNQLAGRVEFDCSCFLYAGTFRFLLRQTSIIAVSRANGTGSSSTESTAWWWSSELQVQWPTFHIAVERAGNHSGSFQVWISTNDYFQPCSNGIDSALFLEVSYMEYNQIGRNSIDKVRARTRHPIKPLRSQSVELSCAFPFTEKDFIKVALRSPHTSQEVKSSGPLYLSRIFTYKLLVENANAYKSGCEGTMTVKMITPPCASINGKVLLYNEASVGRGVAVSSAMMGFGSEEPSSPPLAYNWLTQGENETEFNCSLFYPGRNKYCFRFVFNFSRSPSPAQTCLLVYRSAESWGPWQPWSVCSVSCGEGVRERVRECLLPSGVRGLQCTGMVKEQSLCSLENCVVSPSPSPSLPPATVGVTPLGGNMVVVVGISLCLAVIMATVVVTVWRKFCQTPQCSSVRRGSLHSPGGRKLSDEASICGHSLQRPSLCDGHGPSGGVGVALKDRPSLENQPLSLVMPLSQDPERLSPTGQKVLPPIFGYRLAQQQLKEMKKKGLKEATQLYHVSSSPVHDTMVETSASPTSSPINTPSGFAHSALPLSLHDDANHSHFCIATPISELPILNSRVTPDRLSPRVELILGPPVSAHATGGSSKWRDRTADWVEMVERSGLVGPRGEEAASGNSFHKNPNFRRTSSFNDTKFQPPSSAQSRQFRERSMTQVGSRTLPEGSCWTKGGWERQPYRSYPIPEHGASEWNKSRPQRNDQRKAWIETAAPTHSNEVKHTGTNTNSNSASEKHTKADFNGTMERQKSGEPGSGIGGPATGPANSPGMNQLSIERAEQNWNRRGPSPIQRNILARKLKEAQSCSGVKGRQRSSTFSVSTSEQRKNRCRSLPMSGDHSSSGGSSYRLSEAEQRMLDLDLSSACVQEEE, translated from the exons ATGCCACAGGCTGCCTCACTGCTGCCCTTCTTTCTGGTGATCATGGGATATG CTCTTGCAGGGCTCAGTATTTGGCCCTCCTTCCATGTTGCTCTTAGCAACGGCAGTGTCTTTGTGGACTTCAGTGTAAAATCCAACAACGGCACCATCCGCAACATGAGCCTCTCTCTGGTCAACATGGAAACCAACACCACCCTTCTGACCAGGACTCTCCCCAGCAACCAACTGGCCGGTAGGGTGGAGTTCGATTGTTCCTGCTTCCTGTACGCGGGAACTTTCCGGTTCCTGCTGAGGCAGACCAGCATCATCGCTGTTTCTCGTGCTAATGGAACCGGCAGTAGCAGCACAGAAAGCACTGCCTGGTGGTGGAGTTCAGAACTACAGGTGCAGTGGCCAACCTTTCACATTGCTGTGGAGAGAGCTGGAAACCACTCGGGATCTTTTCAG GTTTGGATATCCACTAATGACTACTTTCAGCCTTGCTCCAATGGCATTGACTCTGCGCTTTTTCTAGAAGTCAGCTACATGGAGTACAACCAGATAGGGCGAAATAGCATCGACAAGGTCAGAGCCCGAACGCGACACCCAATCAAACCTCTCCGTTCCCAGAGTGTCGAGCTGTCCTGTGCCTTCCCATTCACAGAAAAAGACTTCATAAAAGTGGCTTTAAGGTCCCCTCACACATCACAGGAAGTGAAGAGCTCAGGACCTCTCTACCTGTCCCGTATATTCACCTATAAGCTGCTGGTGGAAAATGCCAATGCCTACAAGAGCGGATGTGAAGGGACTATGACTGTTAAAATGATAACCCCGCCGTGTGCTAGCATCAATGGGAAAGTGTTGCTGTATAATGAGGCCAGTGTTGGAAGAGGCGTTGCTGTTTCCTCTGCAATGATGGGGTTTGGATCAGAGGAaccttcttctcctccactgGCTTATAATTGGCTGACTCAGGGAGAGAACGAGACAGAATTCAACTGCTCCCTGTTTTACCCAGGAAGGAACAAGTACTGCTTTCGCTTTGTTTTCAACTTCAGTCGCTCCCCTAGTCCAGCGCAGACTTGTCTGCTGGTTTACAGAAGTGCAG AGTCATGGGGGCCCTGGCAACCGTGGAGTGTGTGCAGTGTGAGCTGTGGAGAGGGGGTGAGGGAACGAGTGCGCGAGTGTTTGCTGCCCTCTGGTGTGCGAGGGCTGCAGTGCACCGGCATGGTGAAGGAACAGTCCCTCTGCTCACTGGAGAACTGTGTTG TGTCGCCCTCTCCTTCTCCATCCCTCCCCCCTGCCACTGTTGGAGTTACACCCCTGGGTGGTAACATGGTCGTTGTGGTCGGCATCTCCCTGTGCCTGGCTGTGATTATGGCAACTGTTGTCGTGACCGTGTGGAGAAAGTTTTGCCAGACTCCCCAGTGCAGCTCTGTCCGCAGAGGCTCCCTGCATTCTCCTGGGGGGCGCAAGCTCTCAGATGAGGCCTCCATCTGTGGACACAGCCTCCAAAGACCCAGCCTCTGTGACGGTCATGGCCCCTCAGGAGGCGTGGGTGTTGCACTCAAAGACAGGCCTTCCCTGGAAAATCAGCCTCTCTCACTGGTGATGCCACTCTCACAGGACCCAGAGAGGCTGTCTCCCACTGGTCAGAAGGTGTTGCCCCCTATATTTGG GTATCGGTTggctcagcagcagctgaaagagatgaagaagaaggGATTAAAAGAGGCCACACAGCTGTATCATGTCTCCTCAAGTCCTGTCCATGACACCATGGTTGAGACATCAGCTTCGCCCACCAGCTCTCCTATTAATACACCAAGTGGATTTGCTCATTCTGCCCTCCCTTTAAGCCTGCACGATGATGCTAACCACAGCCATTTTTGTATCGCGACGCCTATTTCTGAGCTGCCGATACTAAATTCTAGGGTCACGCCAGATAGACTGAGTCCAAGAGTGGAACTAATCTTAGGTCCACCTGTCTCCGCTCATGCGACTGGGGGTAGTTCAAAATGGCGTGACCGCACTGCTGACTGGGTGGAAATGGTAGAGAGGAGTGGGTTAGTGGGCCCCAGAGGAGAAGAGGCAGCAAGCGGAAACTCTTTTCACAAGAATCCAAATTTCCGGCGGACTTCCAGTTTTAATGACACCAAATTCCAGCCGCCATCCTCTGCACAGTCCAGGCAGTTCAGAGAAAGGAGCATGACCCAG GTGGGATCTCGGACTCTTCCTGAAGGAAGTTGCTGGACTAAAGGAGGATGGGAGAGACAACCGTACCGCTCTTACCCTATTCCAGAACATGGAGCCTCGGAGTGGAATAAATCCAGACCCCAGAGGAATGACCAGAGGAAGGCCTGGATAGAGACAGCAGCTCCCACTCACAGTAATGAAGTCAAACACACAGGGACCAACACAAATAGCAATTCAGCATCTGAGAAACATACCAAAGCAGACTTCAATGGCACTATGGAAAGGCAAAAGAGTGGGGAGCCAGGCTCAGGGATCGGGGGTCCAGCCACAGGGCCTGCCAATTCTCCTGGTATGAATCAGCTGAGCATAGAGCGAGCAGAGCAGAACTGGAACCGCCGTGGCCCCTCACCTATCCAGAGGAACATCCTGGCTCGGAAATTAAAGGAGGCTCAGTCCTGCTCTGGGGTTAAGGGCCGACAGCGCAGCTCCACGTTCAGCGTGTCGACGTCGGAGCAGAGAAAAAATCGCTGCCGCTCTCTGCCAATGTCAGGAGACCACAGCAGCAGCGGTGGCTCTTCGTACAGGCTCAgcgaggcagagcagaggatgCTGGACCTGGATCTGTCCTCAGCATGTgtgcaggaggaggagtag